The Rhodothermales bacterium genome has a segment encoding these proteins:
- a CDS encoding T9SS type A sorting domain-containing protein, with product MHNSYAKLLILAVLIAAASIPASAQTRYVRTSGSDAANDCTTSGSPCLTIVHALDQANSGDTIDIGPGTYPESLSLEKSITLQCAQNGTDVSGRTAGGGGETVIKPSGSADYVIQVRTSNVAINGCDIDGDFDGDVWAGIKIWNSGSSSSPDNISNIDILYNFIHEIDQPNPNGTFNYAYGIWAIGGGSNGNRGDVSDLVIDDNSIYMIGNGPDIGSALTGATEVAGAGMYVKSVTGASAGLGTTITDNTLDDLSDGDPSSATTLAGGTRELGLGIAVLQDNETSTNDSGASVSGNTYGDGDVDGPYVGVLVQTSSSTVAEALSGFGSQVVPLIINLAHPDISTLPLATIDTSDLSTATVPVFSVDGLTFSSSANVPNSIGYFRSISDAAANSTTDEIMPQPQNGTVTGATVTLGAGPSIVFTFANGDVFTILLTDYGAATPSIVGTPGDENVTIASDLLASTNLNVVLEGGSDAITMQAFTACTPFDTTHNPTSANDGTFVFTAACTAGAGTLTYSGLEPIDDSANFPANRTFNFSASAETIVLNAGTTANDNISFIDSELVEEVVFGNPTGSLTINAGGGDDTLNLGALDTSGGTIPAITVTVNGDAGADTFNVTPVNAYTSHTINGGAPATCPGDALSFTLPTGATADYSTSGTVSFTGVTLGSVTYTGIEAFGDFQADISVSAASTLYPGDVATYTLTVTNNGPNQAQCITIADAVANLTFQSGPTLSTGIIVGDDWVIASLDSGASATLTGTVFVNSATAVTATASTQTTDTDSSNNSDEVIGTPFKFPAKAHGQVGLVYEYTVGGVTFERIILGLFQGSPGGSSAVLCRIPEPDGVVFTVNPAFVDETWRECGTGLPYPLHVNDLFYDASADRIYLASWGSAGLYYSDDGGISWTASEPNLPDQATGWVNVYAITEDSAGILYISANNGLLFRSLNGGTSWQQISSLPHGSADTPWGLEADPTDAGTIYAGTRGKGVWVSADFGLSWAPVVAATGTGGIPVDALASVGAGDIYDLKFSPDDSDRLYAGTAEGLYSIDLSAGTPAWTSQGLTVTVDAGTVVPEVRGLAFTDDAGDADDDLYMALWGFGVYVDGDPNTDGSDQVEFSLRGSDVTFVAVGSNGSVYSGTAEGTFHTSPLSTHTNTEPDGSLEVPTDFALEQNYPNPFNPVTTIDFSLPEAATVQITVHDMLGRTVGTLSTGSMTAGRHSVQFDARDLPSGTYLYRMEAGGEVMTRLMVLLK from the coding sequence ATGCACAATTCCTACGCAAAGCTGCTGATTTTGGCAGTTCTGATCGCCGCTGCTTCCATACCGGCCTCAGCGCAAACACGCTACGTGCGCACGTCCGGATCGGATGCTGCGAATGATTGCACGACCTCCGGCAGCCCCTGCCTGACGATCGTTCACGCACTTGACCAGGCCAACTCGGGCGATACGATTGACATCGGCCCGGGCACGTATCCGGAGAGCCTGTCGCTGGAGAAGTCCATCACCTTGCAATGCGCTCAGAATGGGACGGATGTCTCTGGTCGCACGGCCGGGGGGGGCGGAGAGACAGTCATCAAACCATCCGGTTCAGCCGATTACGTGATTCAGGTCCGTACGAGCAACGTGGCGATCAACGGATGCGACATCGACGGTGATTTCGACGGTGATGTCTGGGCGGGTATCAAGATCTGGAACTCCGGATCATCGTCGAGCCCGGACAACATCTCGAACATTGACATCCTCTACAACTTCATTCACGAAATCGACCAGCCCAACCCCAACGGTACGTTCAATTACGCCTACGGGATCTGGGCCATCGGCGGCGGCTCCAACGGTAATCGCGGCGACGTCAGCGATCTCGTCATCGACGACAACTCGATTTACATGATCGGCAACGGGCCGGATATCGGCTCCGCGTTGACGGGAGCTACAGAGGTAGCGGGTGCCGGCATGTACGTCAAGAGCGTGACCGGGGCGAGTGCGGGCCTGGGCACGACGATCACCGACAATACGCTGGACGACCTTTCCGATGGAGATCCCTCGTCGGCGACGACCCTTGCCGGGGGCACTCGCGAATTGGGTCTGGGCATCGCCGTGCTCCAGGACAACGAGACATCAACGAACGACAGCGGCGCCAGTGTCTCGGGCAACACCTACGGAGACGGCGACGTGGACGGCCCGTATGTGGGTGTGCTCGTGCAAACCAGCTCCAGCACCGTCGCAGAGGCACTCTCGGGCTTCGGAAGCCAGGTGGTGCCGCTCATCATCAACTTGGCGCACCCGGACATCAGTACGTTGCCGCTGGCAACCATCGATACGTCCGATTTATCCACGGCCACGGTTCCGGTATTTTCCGTCGACGGCCTGACGTTCTCCTCTTCGGCCAACGTGCCGAATTCGATTGGCTATTTCCGCTCCATCTCGGACGCCGCGGCGAATTCCACTACGGACGAGATCATGCCGCAGCCGCAGAACGGTACCGTTACCGGTGCCACGGTGACGCTTGGAGCAGGGCCGAGCATCGTGTTCACTTTTGCGAATGGGGACGTCTTTACCATTCTGCTGACGGACTATGGTGCTGCAACCCCGTCGATTGTAGGCACCCCGGGCGACGAGAACGTCACGATTGCCTCCGACCTGTTGGCGTCGACCAACCTGAACGTCGTGCTTGAAGGCGGCAGCGATGCCATCACGATGCAGGCGTTCACGGCGTGCACGCCTTTCGATACGACGCACAACCCCACGAGCGCCAACGACGGGACCTTCGTGTTCACGGCGGCTTGCACCGCAGGAGCCGGCACCCTGACGTATTCAGGGCTTGAGCCGATTGACGACTCGGCCAATTTCCCGGCCAACCGCACCTTCAACTTCTCCGCGAGCGCCGAAACCATCGTGCTGAATGCCGGCACGACGGCAAACGACAACATCTCGTTCATCGACTCCGAACTGGTGGAGGAGGTGGTCTTCGGCAACCCGACCGGCAGCCTCACCATCAACGCCGGGGGCGGCGACGACACGCTGAATCTGGGCGCCCTGGACACAAGTGGTGGAACGATTCCGGCCATTACGGTGACCGTAAACGGCGACGCTGGTGCAGACACGTTCAACGTGACTCCGGTCAATGCGTACACCAGCCATACCATCAATGGTGGTGCACCCGCGACATGCCCGGGCGATGCCCTGTCGTTCACACTGCCGACCGGCGCCACCGCTGACTATTCCACGTCCGGAACGGTAAGCTTCACCGGCGTCACCCTCGGTTCTGTCACCTACACGGGCATCGAGGCTTTCGGGGACTTCCAGGCCGACATCTCCGTCTCGGCGGCATCGACCCTGTACCCCGGCGACGTGGCGACGTACACCCTGACGGTGACCAACAACGGGCCGAATCAGGCGCAGTGCATCACGATCGCGGATGCCGTGGCCAACCTGACGTTCCAGTCGGGCCCGACCCTGTCGACAGGCATCATCGTTGGAGACGACTGGGTGATCGCATCCCTGGATTCCGGGGCCTCGGCTACGCTTACCGGCACGGTGTTCGTGAACTCGGCGACTGCGGTCACGGCAACCGCGTCAACTCAGACGACCGATACCGATTCCTCCAACAACTCGGACGAGGTTATCGGCACGCCCTTCAAGTTTCCCGCCAAGGCACATGGCCAGGTGGGCCTGGTCTACGAGTACACCGTCGGTGGCGTCACGTTCGAGCGCATCATCCTGGGCCTGTTCCAGGGCAGCCCGGGCGGATCCAGCGCCGTGCTGTGCCGCATTCCTGAGCCGGACGGCGTGGTGTTCACGGTCAATCCAGCGTTTGTAGACGAAACCTGGCGCGAGTGTGGCACGGGACTTCCGTACCCGCTTCACGTGAACGACCTGTTCTACGACGCCTCAGCCGACCGCATCTATCTGGCCTCCTGGGGCTCTGCCGGTCTCTACTACAGTGACGACGGCGGCATTTCATGGACGGCCTCCGAGCCGAACCTGCCGGACCAGGCCACGGGTTGGGTAAACGTCTACGCCATCACCGAGGACAGCGCGGGCATCCTGTATATCTCAGCCAACAATGGCTTGTTGTTCCGCTCACTGAACGGTGGAACGAGCTGGCAGCAGATCTCAAGTCTGCCGCACGGCTCGGCGGACACGCCGTGGGGTCTCGAAGCTGATCCGACCGATGCCGGTACCATCTACGCCGGAACGCGCGGCAAGGGTGTCTGGGTTAGCGCCGACTTCGGCCTCAGTTGGGCACCTGTGGTTGCCGCCACAGGCACAGGCGGTATCCCCGTGGACGCTCTGGCCAGCGTAGGCGCAGGAGACATCTACGACCTGAAGTTCTCTCCGGACGACTCGGACCGGCTCTATGCAGGCACGGCTGAGGGGCTGTACAGCATTGATCTCAGTGCGGGAACGCCGGCCTGGACCAGCCAGGGCCTCACTGTGACCGTGGACGCAGGTACCGTGGTACCCGAGGTCCGAGGTTTGGCCTTCACCGACGACGCTGGTGACGCGGACGACGACCTGTACATGGCGCTATGGGGCTTCGGAGTCTATGTGGACGGCGATCCGAATACCGATGGTTCAGACCAGGTGGAGTTCTCCCTGCGTGGATCAGACGTGACGTTCGTGGCGGTCGGCAGCAACGGGTCCGTCTATTCGGGTACGGCCGAGGGCACGTTCCACACGTCGCCGCTATCCACCCACACGAATACGGAGCCGGACGGCTCGCTGGAGGTCCCGACCGACTTCGCGCTTGAGCAGAATTATCCGAACCCGTTCAATCCGGTGACGACGATCGACTTCTCTCTGCCTGAAGCAGCGACCGTACAGATCACGGTGCACGACATGCTCGGACGCACCGTGGGCACGCTCTCCACCGGCTCCATGACGGCCGGCCGGCATTCGGTGCAGTTTGATGCGCGCGATTTGCCGAGCGGCACCTACCTGTATCGCATGGAAGCCGGCGGCGAAGTCATGACCCGTCTCATGGTGCTGCTCAAATAA
- a CDS encoding VCBS repeat-containing protein, translating into MRPLIALVFLTAIPASAQSFLEVPAPFATPPDGSAIIFGSSLADVNRDGRPDYYHRGRLYLQTDSLVFTDVMGTGRFPAIDGTEVFGGVVGDADGDGFRDLYVEDFDPGSRFFRNRYGLRWDLASAESGIDMSEAQSQGAVWGDYDRDGDVDLFVGEEFGGNKLFENLGGGVFRDAGMSAILNERKSYGVAAADFDRDGDLDIYIAACSQGDPAQSRNSLFRNEGDGTFVDIGAEAMVADSLAGWATVWLDYDRDQWPDLFVANMPIYGPNARTGVNKLYRNLGDGTFEDVSVAAGVAGGDDDWGFGASAGDFDNDGWEDIYLANDFSNHQLFRNRGDGTFEDVWPDLGVDPFTGTLAVATADLNNDGWLDLAFASREGNRVQTGTGDGNWLRMHLRAEGENRDALGALLTTWVNGNAMIREVHAGDGMTSQNHDLSVHVGLGQASVADSVTVRWPAGATTRFLDVGANQVLHLSESSGIADPPPFPELEEGDLGTQAGPEIRFALTATEAGVSYQLVLAHLESTTLAEYELTGSELSVDVTGLPNGDYAWTVIAERDGFVRASRSTGSFTWSGATHTDRLDEPSLWSMWPNPVSEILTIETNARDRLVVFDLLGRAVLQAQVTPGRNRLDVSGLVPGLYVLRLESGRLTRPVVRR; encoded by the coding sequence ATGCGCCCCCTCATCGCCCTTGTTTTCCTGACCGCCATTCCGGCGTCCGCACAGTCTTTCCTGGAGGTACCGGCACCCTTTGCCACCCCACCTGACGGATCGGCAATCATTTTCGGCTCGTCGCTTGCCGACGTCAACCGGGACGGGCGCCCCGACTACTACCATCGAGGCCGTCTTTATCTGCAGACCGACTCCCTGGTCTTCACTGATGTCATGGGCACGGGCCGATTTCCGGCCATCGACGGCACCGAGGTGTTCGGAGGAGTCGTTGGGGATGCCGACGGAGACGGATTCCGCGACCTGTACGTCGAGGACTTTGACCCGGGCTCCCGTTTCTTTCGCAATCGCTACGGCCTTCGATGGGATCTCGCCTCCGCCGAAAGCGGCATCGACATGTCCGAGGCACAATCCCAGGGCGCCGTGTGGGGCGACTACGACCGGGACGGAGACGTAGACCTCTTTGTGGGCGAGGAGTTTGGCGGCAACAAGCTCTTTGAGAATCTGGGCGGCGGCGTCTTCAGGGATGCCGGAATGTCCGCAATCCTGAACGAGCGCAAGTCCTACGGCGTTGCGGCGGCCGATTTTGACCGTGACGGCGATCTGGACATCTACATTGCGGCCTGCAGTCAGGGTGACCCCGCGCAGTCCCGGAATTCGCTCTTCCGCAACGAGGGAGACGGCACGTTTGTCGATATCGGGGCAGAGGCGATGGTAGCGGACTCCCTGGCCGGCTGGGCTACGGTCTGGCTGGACTACGACCGTGATCAGTGGCCCGACCTGTTTGTGGCCAACATGCCGATCTACGGCCCCAATGCGCGCACGGGAGTCAACAAACTCTACCGTAATCTGGGCGATGGGACCTTCGAGGATGTCTCCGTCGCGGCGGGAGTGGCCGGCGGGGATGATGACTGGGGCTTCGGCGCGTCGGCCGGTGACTTCGACAACGACGGTTGGGAGGACATCTACCTGGCCAATGATTTCTCGAACCATCAGCTCTTTCGCAACAGAGGTGACGGCACGTTTGAAGATGTCTGGCCGGATCTGGGCGTGGATCCGTTTACCGGTACCCTCGCAGTAGCCACGGCCGATCTCAACAACGATGGATGGCTTGACCTGGCATTCGCCTCACGTGAGGGGAACCGGGTGCAGACGGGAACCGGGGACGGCAACTGGCTGCGCATGCACCTGAGAGCCGAAGGAGAGAACCGGGACGCACTCGGAGCTCTGTTAACCACGTGGGTGAACGGCAATGCGATGATCCGCGAGGTGCATGCAGGCGACGGAATGACATCCCAGAATCACGACCTGTCGGTCCACGTGGGCCTGGGCCAGGCAAGCGTCGCAGACTCGGTTACGGTGAGATGGCCCGCGGGTGCCACCACGCGGTTCCTGGATGTCGGCGCCAATCAGGTGCTTCACTTGTCCGAATCCAGCGGCATCGCTGACCCGCCACCCTTCCCGGAGCTCGAGGAAGGAGACCTCGGCACGCAGGCGGGCCCTGAGATCCGATTCGCGTTGACGGCCACGGAAGCCGGCGTCAGTTACCAGTTGGTGCTGGCCCATCTGGAGTCGACAACCCTGGCGGAGTATGAACTCACTGGTTCCGAACTGTCGGTTGACGTGACCGGCCTGCCTAACGGCGACTATGCCTGGACAGTGATAGCGGAGCGTGACGGGTTTGTGCGTGCCTCGAGATCCACCGGGAGCTTCACGTGGTCTGGGGCCACGCATACCGACCGACTCGACGAGCCTTCATTGTGGTCCATGTGGCCGAATCCGGTATCGGAGATTCTGACGATCGAGACCAACGCGCGAGACCGGCTGGTAGTATTTGACCTGCTGGGCAGGGCCGTACTGCAGGCACAGGTCACGCCTGGCCGGAATCGCCTGGACGTGTCCGGCCTGGTGCCCGGTCTGTATGTGCTCCGGCTCGAATCGGGCCGCCTGACGCGTCCGGTTGTGCGGCGCTGA
- a CDS encoding response regulator — protein MNTPPRILVVEDDPVNLMVITRMLERLGHTADVARNGLQAVQAAQVKDYDIIFMDLMMPELDGIAAARRIRDGRPSAPPMIFAVTANVMPEDRIEAMNAGMNDYVTKPIRMDTIRGLIETSEQTLSELTEFIDVHTLEELRENMGDADFFAELVDEFVENSEELVSTVQSALEADDLNAVSGAAHALKSTSAAFGGTGLSTCAREAEDAVRRGARKDLPAIANRMRAERDRLCKVLQRS, from the coding sequence ATGAACACGCCCCCTCGCATTCTTGTCGTCGAAGATGACCCGGTGAACCTGATGGTCATTACCCGCATGCTTGAGCGCCTCGGTCATACGGCCGATGTGGCTCGCAACGGCCTGCAGGCCGTGCAGGCCGCCCAGGTAAAGGACTACGACATCATCTTCATGGACCTGATGATGCCGGAACTCGACGGCATTGCAGCAGCCAGGCGCATTCGTGACGGTCGGCCTTCGGCGCCGCCCATGATCTTCGCGGTAACCGCCAACGTGATGCCGGAAGACCGCATCGAGGCGATGAATGCCGGCATGAACGACTACGTGACCAAACCCATCCGCATGGACACCATCCGTGGCCTGATCGAGACTTCGGAGCAGACGCTGTCAGAGCTCACCGAGTTTATCGACGTACACACGCTGGAGGAGCTTCGCGAGAACATGGGAGATGCCGACTTCTTCGCCGAGCTGGTGGACGAGTTCGTCGAGAACTCCGAGGAACTGGTTAGCACGGTCCAGTCCGCACTTGAGGCAGATGATCTCAACGCCGTCTCCGGTGCCGCGCACGCGCTCAAATCCACCAGTGCGGCCTTTGGCGGTACCGGCCTGAGCACGTGTGCCCGGGAAGCGGAGGACGCCGTCCGTCGCGGAGCCCGAAAGGACCTTCCGGCCATTGCCAATCGCATGCGTGCGGAACGAGACCGCTTGTGCAAGGTGCTTCAGCGAAGCTAA
- the ccsA gene encoding cytochrome c biogenesis protein CcsA: MIGVVGKLLILLGFVATGLAGLAYFRSAQIERGGQDWLRIGRAAWSVMGVGLIVAYGILFYLSLTHQFEYAYVYEHTARDLGLKYLISANWAGQEGSFMMWIFMNILVGWSVMKWAREYEAPVMAVISFCQFFLVSMVIGLDLGFIKLGASPFQLLSEKFPNAPMLAAGLVPEDGQGLNDLLQNYWMVIHPPTLFSGFAAMIVPFAFAVAALWKRRYTQWVRPALPWALFATMILGVGIAMGGYWAYETLSFGGYWAWDPVENSSLVPWLIGVAAIHTMIVQKRSGRSQKAALFLNILAYMLVIYSTFLTRSGILGDISVHSFVDLGLYNQLLLWILAMGAVGFGLLAVRYRELPTPAQEPEMLSREFMIFAGALLLCAIALVVILGTSAPIIGRLFRDNPSSVPIAFYNKWTLPLSVALTFLAGLGQLFWWKKMSVESVNKVLTRPIALSVASTLLVLLLTPFVEESAVTSVLASVGVPEGALTAGLGTFWATYGQGLMLLLLLFVSFFALYGNLEVVLRIWKGNPKLAGGAVSHVGFSLMILGIIASSGFSDAVGSGNGVRIGDSRDNFVLEAGQTVAIDGYTVTYNGKDMSNAARPEYLLDFVDPDGRSFSVSPVVYRSNKDQWIQHPDVTRFLEKDIFVAVSPNVMLGVDDSDNGGTITLARNDSTLVGDGAYAIAFLEYDLEVEHEAANPNTGEVAVGALLAVTNTATGERRLLTPVYRIDEERRVQVVPETIDDWGLALGFAAMNVDSGTIDIVVEGVRTAPADWVVVQAYEKPLISLVWLGIILLSIGFIVAIVRRAQDQAHAYRRAEAA, from the coding sequence ATGATTGGAGTCGTAGGCAAGCTGCTTATCCTGCTCGGCTTCGTGGCCACAGGACTCGCTGGACTGGCGTACTTCCGCAGTGCGCAGATCGAGCGCGGAGGTCAGGACTGGCTGCGCATCGGTCGCGCGGCGTGGAGTGTGATGGGTGTCGGCCTGATCGTGGCCTACGGCATTCTCTTCTATCTGTCGCTGACGCACCAGTTCGAGTATGCGTACGTCTATGAGCACACAGCGAGGGATCTCGGCCTCAAGTACCTGATTTCGGCCAACTGGGCCGGCCAGGAAGGCTCGTTCATGATGTGGATCTTCATGAACATCCTGGTAGGCTGGAGCGTGATGAAGTGGGCGCGGGAGTACGAGGCGCCGGTCATGGCGGTCATCAGCTTCTGCCAGTTCTTCCTGGTCTCCATGGTGATCGGGCTGGACCTCGGCTTCATCAAGCTGGGTGCGTCGCCGTTCCAACTCCTGTCAGAGAAATTCCCGAACGCGCCGATGCTGGCCGCCGGCCTTGTGCCCGAAGACGGGCAGGGCCTGAATGATCTGCTTCAGAACTACTGGATGGTCATTCACCCGCCGACGCTCTTCTCCGGCTTCGCGGCGATGATTGTGCCGTTTGCCTTTGCCGTCGCGGCCCTTTGGAAGCGGCGCTACACGCAGTGGGTGCGGCCCGCCCTGCCTTGGGCGCTGTTCGCCACCATGATCCTCGGCGTCGGCATCGCCATGGGCGGCTACTGGGCCTACGAGACGCTTTCGTTCGGCGGATACTGGGCCTGGGACCCCGTGGAAAACTCCAGCCTCGTACCCTGGCTGATTGGCGTGGCAGCCATCCACACCATGATTGTTCAGAAGCGCAGCGGGCGCAGCCAGAAGGCGGCCCTCTTCCTGAACATCCTCGCGTACATGCTGGTCATCTACTCGACCTTCCTCACGCGATCCGGCATCCTGGGAGACATCTCGGTGCACTCCTTTGTGGACCTGGGCCTGTACAACCAATTGCTGCTCTGGATACTGGCGATGGGAGCCGTGGGCTTCGGGCTGCTCGCGGTACGCTACCGCGAACTGCCGACACCCGCCCAGGAGCCGGAAATGCTCTCGCGGGAGTTCATGATTTTCGCGGGCGCTTTGCTGCTTTGCGCCATCGCCCTCGTGGTGATCCTCGGGACCAGCGCACCCATCATCGGCCGCCTCTTCCGGGACAATCCATCCAGCGTGCCGATAGCGTTCTACAACAAGTGGACGCTTCCGCTGTCGGTGGCGCTGACCTTCCTTGCAGGACTCGGGCAGCTCTTCTGGTGGAAGAAGATGTCCGTCGAAAGCGTCAACAAGGTTCTGACGCGACCGATTGCCCTGTCGGTGGCTTCCACCCTGCTGGTCTTGCTGCTCACGCCCTTCGTGGAGGAATCTGCGGTGACCAGCGTGCTGGCCTCCGTCGGCGTGCCTGAAGGTGCTCTGACCGCAGGCCTGGGCACCTTCTGGGCCACCTACGGCCAGGGGCTCATGCTGCTCTTGCTGCTGTTTGTGTCCTTCTTTGCCCTTTACGGCAATCTGGAAGTGGTGCTAAGAATCTGGAAGGGCAACCCGAAGCTTGCCGGCGGCGCGGTCTCCCACGTGGGCTTCTCGCTCATGATTCTGGGCATCATTGCCTCCAGCGGGTTCTCTGACGCGGTGGGCTCCGGCAACGGGGTGCGAATCGGAGACTCGCGGGACAACTTCGTGCTGGAAGCCGGCCAAACCGTGGCCATTGACGGCTATACGGTGACGTACAACGGCAAGGACATGAGCAACGCGGCGCGACCGGAGTACCTGCTCGATTTCGTCGATCCTGACGGACGGTCGTTCTCGGTTTCTCCGGTGGTGTACCGAAGCAACAAGGATCAGTGGATCCAGCACCCTGACGTGACGCGCTTCCTGGAGAAGGACATCTTCGTGGCCGTCTCGCCGAACGTCATGCTGGGCGTCGACGACTCCGACAACGGGGGGACGATTACCCTGGCCCGCAATGACTCGACTCTGGTTGGGGACGGCGCCTACGCCATCGCCTTCCTGGAGTATGACCTTGAAGTCGAACACGAGGCCGCCAACCCGAACACCGGAGAAGTTGCTGTTGGTGCCCTCCTCGCGGTGACGAATACGGCAACCGGGGAGCGTCGCCTTCTCACTCCTGTGTACCGCATCGACGAGGAGCGCAGGGTTCAGGTCGTGCCCGAAACCATCGACGACTGGGGCCTGGCATTGGGCTTTGCCGCCATGAACGTCGATTCCGGCACGATCGACATCGTGGTTGAGGGCGTTCGCACCGCGCCCGCAGACTGGGTTGTGGTGCAGGCCTACGAGAAGCCGCTGATCAGCCTGGTCTGGCTGGGAATCATTCTGCTGTCGATCGGCTTCATTGTGGCCATCGTGCGGCGCGCCCAGGATCAGGCTCATGCGTATCGTCGCGCTGAGGCGGCATAG
- the rny gene encoding ribonuclease Y, producing the protein MAATGMEVTILQIVLAIAAAFGTGFIVDRYLLKVVGLNKLAEAREEAKTLVADAEREIEALREERIVKAEADLRRREAELEEKSESSRRSWRRARQQLEERHESLNERTRRVNDKETLLHEASDVLSALTHEAESQRNSLFDQATRLGEMRADLEREFGEVKAGQTELALARVELNAEQERATALVRRFEEQLAELSGMTADEARHQLVEQIRTEAELEASSLVKDIRDEAKLKAAREARRVILAAIQRTAASHAIENTVSVVNLSSDEMKGRIIGREGRNIRAFEAATGIEVIVDDTPEAVILSGFNPVRREIARIALEKLIQDGRIHPARIEEVVEKTREEIEEELVEIGERTVIDLNLQGVHPEVIRHIGRMRYRSSYGQNLLAHSIETARIASMMAAELGLDPAKARRGGLLHDIGKVVEDDVERPHALVGMDLCRRNGEDDEVCNAIGAHHDEIEMTSMISPIVQAADAISGARPGARREALESYIKRLEQLEELARTFEGVERVFAIQAGREVRVIVNQDRISDGRAEQLAVEISRRIQSEMQYPGQVKVTVIREVRAVSYAK; encoded by the coding sequence TTGGCTGCAACGGGGATGGAAGTCACGATTCTGCAAATCGTGCTCGCCATCGCCGCTGCGTTCGGGACCGGATTCATCGTTGACCGCTACCTGCTGAAGGTAGTCGGACTTAATAAGCTGGCTGAGGCCCGCGAGGAGGCCAAAACCCTCGTAGCCGATGCCGAGCGTGAAATAGAAGCGCTTCGTGAGGAGCGCATCGTCAAGGCAGAAGCAGACCTCAGACGCCGCGAGGCGGAGCTTGAGGAGAAATCGGAATCGTCCCGGCGCAGCTGGCGGCGCGCACGACAGCAACTGGAAGAGCGGCACGAGTCCCTCAATGAGCGGACCCGACGCGTAAACGACAAGGAGACGCTTCTTCATGAGGCGTCTGACGTGTTATCGGCTCTCACCCACGAGGCGGAGTCGCAACGGAACAGCCTGTTCGACCAGGCCACCCGGCTGGGCGAGATGCGTGCGGACCTCGAGCGGGAGTTCGGCGAGGTCAAGGCTGGTCAGACCGAGCTGGCCCTTGCGCGGGTGGAGCTGAACGCCGAGCAGGAGCGCGCAACAGCCCTGGTGCGGCGCTTCGAGGAGCAGTTGGCGGAGCTCTCGGGCATGACCGCGGACGAGGCGCGCCACCAGTTGGTAGAGCAGATCCGTACAGAGGCGGAGCTGGAGGCCTCATCGCTCGTGAAGGACATTCGGGATGAAGCCAAGCTCAAGGCTGCACGTGAGGCCCGCCGGGTGATTCTGGCGGCCATCCAGCGCACGGCGGCGAGCCATGCCATCGAGAACACGGTCTCCGTGGTGAATCTGTCCTCGGACGAAATGAAGGGCCGCATTATCGGCCGCGAGGGGCGCAACATCCGCGCCTTCGAGGCCGCCACCGGCATCGAGGTGATTGTGGACGACACGCCCGAGGCCGTCATCCTGTCCGGCTTCAATCCGGTCCGGCGCGAGATTGCCCGCATCGCCCTCGAGAAGCTGATTCAGGACGGTCGCATCCACCCCGCGCGCATCGAAGAGGTGGTCGAAAAAACCCGTGAGGAGATCGAGGAGGAGCTGGTCGAGATCGGCGAGCGCACCGTGATCGATCTCAACCTGCAGGGTGTGCATCCGGAGGTAATCCGGCACATCGGCCGCATGCGCTACCGGTCCAGCTACGGCCAGAATCTGTTGGCGCACAGCATTGAGACGGCCCGCATCGCATCCATGATGGCCGCCGAACTCGGCCTCGACCCGGCGAAAGCCCGCCGCGGAGGTCTGCTGCATGACATCGGCAAGGTCGTCGAGGATGACGTCGAGCGTCCGCACGCCCTGGTCGGCATGGATCTGTGCCGCCGGAATGGGGAAGACGATGAGGTCTGCAACGCGATTGGCGCCCACCATGACGAGATCGAGATGACCTCGATGATCTCGCCCATTGTGCAGGCGGCAGACGCCATCTCCGGGGCGCGGCCGGGAGCCCGGCGGGAGGCGCTCGAGAGCTACATCAAACGTTTGGAGCAGCTGGAGGAGCTGGCTCGCACGTTTGAGGGTGTCGAGCGGGTATTCGCCATACAGGCCGGCCGGGAGGTCCGCGTGATCGTCAACCAGGATCGCATTTCCGATGGGCGGGCCGAGCAATTGGCGGTGGAAATATCCCGGCGCATCCAGTCCGAGATGCAGTACCCCGGACAGGTCAAGGTCACGGTGATACGAGAGGTACGCGCGGTGTCCTACGCGAAATAG
- a CDS encoding cell division protein ZapA: MGTALRVQILGRDYTLRVREENHELTRQLAEYVDSKMTAFRDSHPEQSDTTAAVITALAIAEELFLERATREEVRDSVDAQLGDLEKALAGALTARP; this comes from the coding sequence ATGGGCACCGCGCTGCGCGTACAGATCCTGGGCCGCGACTACACCCTGCGGGTGCGTGAGGAGAATCACGAGCTTACCCGGCAATTGGCTGAGTATGTGGACAGCAAAATGACCGCCTTTCGGGATTCCCATCCCGAGCAGTCGGATACCACGGCGGCCGTGATCACTGCACTGGCCATCGCCGAAGAGCTGTTTCTGGAGCGGGCGACACGGGAAGAGGTGCGCGACTCGGTAGATGCGCAGCTGGGAGACCTCGAGAAGGCGCTGGCCGGGGCGCTTACCGCGCGACCTTAG